The proteins below are encoded in one region of Polypterus senegalus isolate Bchr_013 chromosome 2, ASM1683550v1, whole genome shotgun sequence:
- the LOC120522182 gene encoding myelin-oligodendrocyte glycoprotein-like has translation MVMKVQKGTICFVFFLLHMTHVAWTQTFAVIGPSTDIFALLGEDVTLPASLSPPLSAQEFEVRWFRNDFYSPVLLYQNLQIRPESQLQAYNGRTSLFPEELMSGNVSLRLQDVRVSDGGLYRCFVDSRLWDEEAHITLNVEARACEEELTLTYT, from the exons ATGG taatGAAGGTCCAGAAGGGAACGATCTGCTTTGTGTTCTTTCTACTCCACATGACACACGTCGCCTGGACAC AGACTTTTGCTGTCATTGGACCTTCTACTGACATTTTTGCTCTTCTTGGTGAAGATGTCACCCTACCTGCCTCACTCTCACCACCACTAAGTGCTCAGGAGTTTGAGGTGAGATGGTTTCGAAATGACTTCTACTCTCCAGTACTTTTATACCAGAATCTTCAAATTAGACCTGAGAGTCAGTTGCAGGCCTATAACGGGAGGACTTCACTTTTCCCAGAAGAGCTCATGAGTGGAAATGTGTCTCTGAGACTCCAGGATGTCCGTGTTTCTGATGGCGGTCTCTACAGATGTTTTGTGGACTCTCGACTATGGGATGAAGAGGCTCACATCACTCTGAATGTTGAAG